The following coding sequences lie in one Kwoniella dendrophila CBS 6074 chromosome 10, complete sequence genomic window:
- a CDS encoding tryptophan synthase, beta subunit, protein MSEEIKRVFAAKKEQDQPAFVTFLTAGFPTKDATVPLMLALEAGGADIIELGVPFSDPIADGPTIQRANTIAIENNVHYTDCLEYVRQARAQGLKAPVIFMGYYNPLIAYGEEKSVIDAREAGANGYIIVDLPPEEAIKFRDICQEHSMSYVPLIAPSTSIDRVKFLTSIADSFIYVVSKMGVTGSSAGVAISASLPELIARIRAFTPVPLAVGFGVDNRTHFEFVTSAGSDAVVVGSKIIKLVLDNADTGKGPAEVEAFCREITLHEQNPAPLGRKNNNTTQIANEQNDAEPEPVLPIPQGETAKPELKVKQPGKLPNKFGLFGGAYVPESLVDCLNELEACHAEASQDPAFWKEFEDMFGYINRPSQLYLAERLTEEMGGANIWLKREDLNHTGSHKINNAVGQILLAKRLGKKRIIAETGAGQHGVATATVCAKFGMTCDIYMGAEDVRRQELNVFRIKMLGGNVIPVTSGTQTLKDAVNEAMREWVTRLEDTHYLIGSAIGPHPFPTIVRDFQRVIGREIKSQMQELKGKLPDAVVACVGGGSNAIGTFYDFIGDDNVRLIGVEAGGHGVDTDLHSATLTKGVIGVVHGASSYIIQSKEGQLVPTHSISAGLDYNSVGPEHSHLKYTGRAEYIVADDTQALKAFKMVTQLEGIIPALESSHGLWGGMQLAKTLPKEQDVVICLSGNGAKDVQEVLLTLKDKKWADKLDWHVAQ, encoded by the exons ATGTCTGAAGAGATAAAAAGAGTTTTCGCTGCTAAAAAAGAACAG GACCAACC TGCATTCGTTACTTTCTTAACAGCAGGTTTTCCAACAAAAGATGCTACTGTGCCATTGATGttagctttagaagctgGTGGAGCAGATATtattgaattaggtgtacCTTTTAGTGATCCTATTGCTGATGGTCCAACAATTCAGAGAGCAAACACC ATTGCCATTGAAAATAATGTACACTATACAGATTGTTTAGAATATGTTAGACAAGCTAGAGCTCAAGGATTGAAAGCTCCTGTCATTTTCATGG GTTACTACAATCCCCTCATTGCTTATGGTGAAGAGAAATCTGTGATAGATGCTAGAGAAGCCGGAGCAAATGGTTACATCATTGTAGATCttccacctgaagaagctatcaAATTCAGAGATATCTGCCAAGAACACAG CATGTCATACGTTCCCCTCATTGCCCCATCTACCAGTATCGATCGAGTGAAATTCTTGACAAGTATCGCCGATTCCTTCATCTACGTTGTCTCCAAA ATGGGTGTGACCGGTTCATCAGCAGGTGTAGCCATTTCAGCCTCACTTCCAGAATTAATTGCTCGAATTAGAGCTTTCACTCCAGTACCATTAGCAGTTGGTTTTGGTGTAGATAATCGAACTCATTTCGAATTCGTTACATCAGCTGGATCAGATGCTGTTGTAGTTGgatcaaaaatcattaaattaGTTTTAGATAATGCTGATACTGGTAAAGGTCctgctgaagttgaagcatTCTGTAGAGAAATTACATTACATGAACAAAATCCTGCACCATTAGGTAgaaaaaacaacaatacaACACAAATAGCAAATGAACAAAATGAcgctgaacctgaacctgtaTTACCAATTCCTCAAGGTGAAACAGCAAAACCAGAATTAAAAGTTAAACAACCTGGAAAATTACCAAATAAATTCGGTTTATTCGGTGGTGCATATGTACCTGAATCTTTAGTTGATTGTTTGAATGAATTGGAAGCTTGTCATGCTGAAGCTTCACAAGATCCTGCTTTCTggaaagaatttgaagatatgttTGGTTATATAAACAGACCATCTCAGTTATACTTAGCGGAAAGATTAACCGAAGAAATGGGTGGGGCTAATATCTGgttaaa ACGAGAAGATCTTAACCACACCGGATCCCACAAGATCAACAATGCTGTTGGACAA ATTTTACTCGCTAAACGATTAGGTAAAAAGAGAATCATCGCTGAAACTGGTGCTGGGCAACATGGTGTAGCTACCGCTACTGTTTGTGCTAAATTCGGTATGACATGTGATATTTATATGGGTGCTGAAGATGTTAGAAGACAAGAATTGAATGTGTTCAGAATCAAAATGTTGGGTGGTAAC GTAATTCCCGTTACATCCGGTACACAAACATTGAAAGATGCAGTCAACGAAGCTATGAGAGAATGGGTAACAAGACTTGAAGATACACATTATCTCATTGGATCAGCTATTGGACCACATCCTTTCCCAACTATTGTCAGAGATTTCCAAAGAGTAATTGGTagagaaatcaaatcacaaaTGCAAGAATTAAAAGGCAAATTACCTGATGCAGTTGTAGCTTGTGTTGGTGGTGGAAGTAACGCTATTGGTACTTTCTATGATTTCATTGGAGATGATAATGTTAGATTAATCGGTGTTGAAGCTGGTGGTCATG GTGTCGATACCGATTTACATTCTGCTACACTTACAAAAGGTGTGATCGGTGTTGTACATGGTGCTTCTTCATACATTATCCAAAGTAAAGAAGGTCAATTAGTACCTACACATAGTATCAGTGCTG GTCTCGATTACAACTCTGTTGGACCTGAACATTCTCACTTGAAATACACTGGTCGAGCAGAATATATAGTTGCTGATGATACTCAAGCTTTGAAAGCATTCAAGATGGTCACTCAATTAGAAGGTATTATTCCAGCTTTAGAATCTTCTCATGGTCTTTGGGGTGGTATGCAATTAGCTAAAACATTACCTAAAGAACAGGATGTTGTCAT CTGTTTGAGTGGTAACGGTGCTAAAGATGTACAAGAAGTATTGTTAACtttgaaagataagaaatgGGCTGATAAATTAGACTGGCATGTCGCTCAATAA